In Brevibacterium pigmentatum, the sequence GTCCTGCGCAGGGCTGCCGCCTACCTGTCGCAGGCGAATCTGCCGTCAAAAGGCTCTACCCGCTCGTGAGAGAGCTCGCCGCCGACGGGATCCCCGTGGCGGTGTCGTGCCGGGTTCTCAAGCTCTCCCGCCAGCCCTACTACCGATGGCTGGCGGCCCCTGTCCCCGAAGCCGAGGTGAATGAGGCGTATCGGGCCAACGCCCTCTTCGACGCCCACCGAGACGACCCCGAGTTCGGGTACCGGTATCTTGCCGACGAAGCTGAGATCGCCGGCGAGCCCATGGCGGTACGCACCGCATGGCGGCTGTGCTCGGATAACGCCTGGTTCTCGGTCTTCGGCAAGGCCCGGGCCAAGAATGGGAAGAAGCCCGGCCCACCTGTTCACGACGACTTGTGTGTCGTTACCGACGCCGATGGGCGCACCCGCCACGAGTTCCGGGCCGATGGACCGAATCAGCTGTGGCTAACCGATATCACTGAGCATCGCACCGATGAGGGCAAGCTGTACATGTGCGCGATCAAGGATATCTACTCCTCGCGGATCGTCGGCTACTCCATCGGGGCCCGAATGAAGGCGCGCTTGGCCGTTGATGCCCTCGAGATGGCTGTGGCCCGTCGCGGTGGTGACGTGGCCGGATGCGTGGTCCATAGCGATCGCGGCAGCCAATTCCGGTCGAAGAAATTCACCCGCGCATTGGCCCGCCACGGCATCGTCGGGTCAATGGGCCGCGTCGGCGCGGCTGGCGATAATGCGGCTATGGAGAGCTTCTTCGCTCTGTTGCAGAGGAATGTCCTCGACCGTCGCCGGTGGGCGAGCCGAGAGCAGTTGAGGCTCGCGATCGTGACGTGGATTGAGCGGACGTATCACCGACGTCGGCGGCAAGCTCGGTTGGGTCGTTTGACACCTGTTGAGTACGAAACAATTATTGAGTCACCTGCAGTCGCAGCGTGACACCCCGATTGTCACCTCTCTCTGCACCAGTCCCGGTCCGAGACCGTACCGGAGAGCAACACTCCGACAAGCGCCGCGATGAACGGCAGCGATGCCATGAAGCCCGACTCGATGTAGTCCATTCCTCGGTAGTCGACGAGGTAGGTCGGGAACCAGGTGAGGAAGAACCACAGGGTCGAGGTGAGGCAGAACTGTCCGAGGTAGATGCCCCACAGCTTCCGCCGCGTCAGCACGACCTTGACGTCGGACCACTTGAGCTTCGGCTTGGCCTCCTTCTTCACTCCGCTCTCGACATCGACGAGTCCCCCGCCTGAAGCGATGAGATCGATCTCAGCTTGGTTGACGCCGGCCTTGTCGCGCGGCTCCCGGTAGACGAACCACCAGATCCCGGCCCAGATGATGCCGACAACACCGGTAAGGATGAACACCCAGTGCCAGGTCAGAACGGTCTGCAGCCACGACAGCACCGGTGTGAGCAGCGCCAGTCCAATGAACTGACCGGAGGTGTAGAAAGCGATGACTCGACCGCGTTCGCGCTCCGGGAACCATGCGGTCGCGACCTTGTTGTTGATGGGGTAGGCGGGTGCTTCGAACCCGCCGACCATGAGTCGCAGGATGATGAGCGCGATGAAGCCGCCAGACATGCCCATGAACAGAGTGGCCAGCGACCACAGCACGAGGCACGACGCATAGAGCACCCGCGGTCGGACCCGGTCGACGAGCCATCCGCCAGGAAGCTGCATCGCAGCGTATGTCCATCCGAATGCCGAGAGCAGCAGACCCTGCTGCCCCGTGGTGAGATCGAATTCCTGAGACAGTGCCGGCATCGCAATGGACAGGTTTGCCCGGTCCATGTAGTTGATGACGACGGTGATGAAGAGCAGAACCGCGATGATGTAGCGGGTCCGAGTGGGGCGAGTGGTGACTGCGGTGTCGAGTTTCGTCATGATGTGGGTTCTCCGTTTTTTGGTGAGCTGCTGGTCACCCGGATCGGGGCACGCAGCAGGAGCAGGTAGGTGATTCCCGCAATCACTGCGACAACGGCGCCCAGGAGGAAAGGAACGAGGTACGAGTCCGTGGTTGTCACCAAGACTCCGGTGAGCCAAGGCGAGAGTGAACCGGCGAAGTAGCCGCCGAAGTTCTGGATTGATCCCAGTGAGGCGACGCGACTACCAGTGACCACATCAGCAGGGATTGACCACCCCACGGCGCTCAGTGCACCGCAGAAGAACAGCGCAAGACTCATTGCCGACAGTTGGAGAACAAAGTGGCCGGTAGTGACTCCGACAAGGATCGAGCATACGGCGAGCGCGCCGCCATAGATTGCAGCGATCTGTCGTTTGCAGACCAGAGGAGCTAATTGGTCTCGCACCCGCGAATACTTCGTGGTGAACCAGCCACCGAGGATACCGCCGATGCCTCCGACCGCGAATGGAATCGCCGTGTACCACCCAAGTGCGGCATCGGCCACAGAGTAGATGTCGTTGAGCATCAGGGGCAGAAAGGTCACGAAGATGTTCAGTGTCCACACGACGGCGACGAATCCCAGCACCATTGCCCAGGTTTGGGGCTTGGTGAAGAGCTTCAACCACGGGATATGGCCGGTTGGGGCGTTGTCGTCTTCCTCTCGGGCGCGGATGTGCTCGAGTTCAGCCTCCGAGACTCTGCGATCGTGTTCCGGAGAACGGTAGAAGGCCCAGAATCCTATTGCCACGATGACACCAAGCACGCCGAGGATGACGAACATTGCTCGCCAACCGAAGCCCATAATGAGGAAGGTGAGGATCGGCGGAGCGACGGCGGGTCCCCATTTGCTTCCCGAGTCGTAGACGCCGACTGCAGCTCCGCGCTCTCGGGGTGGGAACCACTCGGCGACTATCTTCGCTGAAGTAGGCGATACCGGGGCTTCGAAGACTCCGAGCAGGACTCGCGACACCATAAAATGCCACATGTGGTGGCCAAAAGCCATCAGCGCAGTGGCGATCGACCAGAACCCCAACGCCATGACGTATACCGGCTTCGCACCGAGACGATCGGTCAGCCATCCACCTGGCAGCTGAAAGAACGCGTATGTCAGTGAGAACGCAGTACCCAACAGCCCGATGTCCGCGGCGGTCAGACCGAGTTCGTCGATCATGTGCGGGGCTGCGATCGACAGTGACGATCGATCCATGTAGTTGATCATCATCGCTGCGAGCAGCCATCCGAGAATCCACCACCGGGCTCGTCCCGGCGAGGCTACGCGTCGCGACACTGTAGTTTCAATCTTTGAGCTCATCGTTGAACACCCCTCTCTCCTACCGATACCGTCGTGTCACCACTCCGCGAAGGAGCCGTCGGTGTGCCGCCAGATCGGGTTGCGCCACCGGTGCCCCTCGGCGGATCGTTCGATGACGTACTCTTCGTTGACCTCGATGCCGAGACCTGGTCCAGAGGGGATGTCGATCATGCCCTCGTCGTAGTTGAACACCGATGGGTCGGTGACGTAGTCGAGCAGGTCGTTGCTCGTGTTGTAGTGGATTCCCAGGCTCTGTTCTTGAATGAAGGCGTTGTAGCTGCCGGCATCGACCTGCAGGCAGGAGGCGAGTGCGATCGGCCCCAGCGGGCAGTGCAGTGCGAGTGCCACATCGTAGGCTTCGGCCATCATCGAAATCTTCCGCGTCTCTGTGATGCCACCGGCGTGGGAGACATCCGGCTGGATGATGTCGACGGCACCGGAGGCGATCACCTCACGGAAGTCCCACCGAGAGAAGAGCCTCTCCCCCAGCGCGATCGGCGTTGGTGTGTTCGCCATGACGTCGCGGAGTGAACCGAAGTGTTCGGAGAGCACCGGTTCTTCGATGAAGAGCAGCCGGTAGGGTTCGAGTTCCTTGATAAGGACCTTCGCCATCGGCTTGTGCACTCGACCGTGGAAGTCGACACCGATGCCGAAGTCCTCACCGGTGGCTTCCCGGATCGCCTGGACGTTCTCGATGACCTGGTCGACCTTGGTGTACGAGTCGATGAACTGCAGCTCCTCGGTCGCGTTCATCTTCACGGCGGTGAATCCGCGGTTCTTCGTCTCGAGTGCGGCTGCGGCGGTGTCGCCTGGACGGTCTCCGCCGATCCACGAATACGTGCGGATCCGATCCCGGACCTTCCCGCCGAGCAGCTGATGAACCGGCTCGCCAAGCGCCTTGCCCTTGATGTCCCACAGTGCCTGATCGATTCCGGAGATCGCACTCATGAGGATGGGGCCACCGCGGTAGAAGCCACCGCGGTACATGATCGTCCACAGGTCCTCGATGTTCGCCGGATCCTTGCCGATGAGCAGGTCGGAGAGCTCATCGACGGCGGCGGCCACAGTCGCGGTCTTACCCTCGATGATGGGTTCGCCCCATCCCACGATCCCTTCATCGGTTTCGATTTTGAGGAACAGCCACCGAGGCGGCACTGTGTACGTCGTCATCGACGTGATCTTCATTGGTCTGGCCTTTCGTTCGGATGTTGTCGTTGATGGAGCGGTGTTCAGTTGGTGTGCACCCACGCCGAGGCGATCGCCTGGGCCCGGGTGCGGACGTCGTCGGGGCGGTCGCCTCGGCGATAGAGCGAGGACCCCAGGCCCAGGCCCGCGGCTCCGGCGCCCCGCCATTCGGCGGCGTTGTCGACTCCTACTCCCCCGACGGGAAAGAGTTCGGTGCCGGTAGGCAACACCTCGCTCCAGGCTTTCATTCCGCCGATACCCACCGCCGAAGATGGGAAGAGCTTGACGTTGGTGGCGCCGGCTTTGACTGCGGCGAACGCTTCGGTCGGGGTCGCCGCACCTGGGTATGGGGTGAGCCCAAGCTCGAGTGCGGTCGTGATGACGTCGCAGTCGGTGTCGGGAGCGACGATGATGCGGGCGCCTGCCTGTTGGCACTTGTGGACCTGGTCGGCGGTGAGCACCGTGCCGGCCCCGACCTCCAGTGTGTCTCCGAACTTCTCGACCAACGCCGTAATCGAGGCAAGTGGGTCGGGCGAGTTGAGTGGCACCTCGATGGCGGAGAAACCTGCGTCGACGATGCCTTCGGCGATGTCGAGGACTTCGTCGGAACGGACGCCGCGGAGGATGGCGATGAGGCCGGCGGGAACTGAGTCAGGCATGGGAGTTCTCCTTAATCGGCACGAGGCCGGAGTGTTCAGCGATGCGGAAGAGTCCGGTGGCGGCCGCGCGTGGATCCGCGCTGATCGTCTCTCGGCCCGCTCGGTGCAGTGCGCGGGTGTAGCGCTTTGTCAGATCTGTGGTCCCGCAGACGACGACGGGGGCGCTCGACTCAGCGACCACGGTGAGCTGGTGAGCCACCTCGGCGCCGATGAGCATTCCCGAGAGGTAGTCGTTGATCTCTTCGGCGCGCAGGCGTCCGTTCAGGGCCCAGGTTCGGGCCGAGAAGATTGAGGACGTCAATGCGGCGGGGTTGTCGCCTCCGACGTTCAGTCCCCAATCGAAGGCCTTGGAGTGGAAGCCCGCGGTGGGTTCAGCGAGGCGGCTGAGGATTGATGACGTGCTGAGCAGGCCGAAGAGCTCTCCGCTCATCGAGGTGGTGAAGTCGGTGACTCGTTGTCGGTGGCAGCTCACCCATTTGGTATGGGTACCAGGGAGGATCACCGTGCTGGGTTCGTCCTCTTCTTCGCCGAGGAGGCCGAGCAGTTGGGTCTCTTCCCCGCGGATGACGTCGGGAGCGGTCGCCTCGGTCGGGGTTTTCTGCAGGCCGGGAACGATGTGGAGGTCACCCGTCGTCAGGTTGACCGTCGTCAGTTCCCCGCCCATGTCGCTGAGGTCGGTGGGCAATTCGAGGTAGCCCGCCTCGGCGACACCCTGTGTTGAGCCGATCATTCCGCAGGCGAACATCGGCAGGGGGCCGTAGCTGGTGAGCCAATCACCGGCCGCGGTTTCAGCGATTCGGGAGAAGTCGCCTCGGAGGTCCGCGGTGTCGGAGCTGACGGCCATGATGCCGTCGGAACCATTGCGTTCTGCGAGGACCTGTCCGTCGCTGCCGATGAGGAAAGCTCTCAGCGAGCTCGTTCCCCAGTCGAGGCCGATCATCTGTGGGGCCTCGGGTGGTGCCAGATTTGCCATAAGAGCCACTATGGGCACGTGTTCCACTATGCGCCACCGGTGTCCCTATATGTGGGATGGGTGACATACTGGGGTGATGATCGAGGATTCTGGAACTGTTATCGGCGAAGCCATCCCGCAGGGCACTCAGACCCTGGCCAGAGGGCTGCAGATCGTCAGCGCCGTGGCTCATGGCTCGACGACGCTGAAGTCGATCGTTGATTCGACGGGTATCGGTCGGTCAAGTGCACACAGGATGATCCAGCTGTTGGTGCAGATGGGGTATCTGCGGCATGGGTCGCCAGGAGAGTTTCGGCTCGGGCCGACGCTGATCGAGTATGGTTTCACCGCACTCAATCAGGATCCGCTGCCGGTCGTAGCCAGGGAAAGCCTAGAGGCGTTGGCTGAACGGACTCAGGACACGATCCATCTCTCGGTCGAGGATGGTGAGTCGGTGCTCTATCTCCACAAAATTCCGGGCACACGTGGAGCGGAGATGCGATCACGTATTGGCCACCGGATGCCGATGACTCGCACTGGTGTCGGCAAGGCGCTGTTGCTTGGGCAGTATGACCGGTGGGAGCGTTTGTTCGTTGCAGAGAACCTTGGTGCGGACTCCGCTGCGGTGGATGCATTCGTCAAGCGGATGCAGGGCTACACCCGAGACGGAGCCTCACTCGATCTCGAGGAGAATGAGCCGGGGATCCGGTGTGTGGCTGCTCCGGTTCGGGACGGCAGCGGAGACATCGTCGCCGGAATTTCACTGTCGGCGACGCGTCCCTTCATGCCGAAGGATCGGATGCAGGCGTTGGTGCCGGTGATGAAGGCTGCGGCGAAAGAGATCTCGGTGAAGTTGGGGTATGGCGCCGATCGCGACCGGCTAGGCGGTCGCAACTAATGCGGGCCCCGCAATTCTTGTAGGTCGGTCGATGACGACGCTGAACGCTGGTCGATGACCGCCACGATGCCCGCGGTACCTCCGGGTTGCTCTTCTTTGGAATCACCATCTTGAACCGCCGAGCCCGCAGATACTCACGGGGCGCTCTGACCCCATCAGCGCGGTCGGCCAGCACAGATTCCAAAATCAGTGAAGAACAACCCCGGGGCCAAGCGGAATGCCCAGCAAATACCACACGCAGAAGAAGAGACCCCAGCCAATGAGGATCGCGAGCGAAAGCGGAACCGTGAAGGCCATGAGTGTGCCGATCCCCGCGTCCTTACGATATCGCTGAACGAATCCGAGCGCGAGGACGAAATAGGCGCTCATCGGTGTCACGGCATTCGTCACTGAGTCTCCGATCATGAACGACACCATAGCGGCCTCAGGGCGAACACCGTAGTACATCATCATCGGTACGAGGATGGGCGCAAAAATCGCCCACATCGCCGAACCACTCGTCACGATCATATTGACAAACGCCACTCCGACGATGATGACAATGAGCACGACCAGGTGTGGGGCCTCGAGCCTCTGGAGCAGATCTGCGCCGTTGACTGTAAGTACCGAGCCGATTCCTGTCCAGCTGAAGTATGCAAGAAATTGGGCCACGGCGAAGAAGAGGACAATGACGGGCGCTAGATTGATCACACCCGCGATCATCGCGTCAGGAACAGCTCTGAGAGTGGTGAATGCTTTGGTGCTGTATCCGTAGACGATCCCCGCCAGAGTGAAGAAGAGAGAGATGAAGATCGCGATGTTATCGAGGACCATCGATTCGACCAGCGGCTGGCCGGATTCGATGAATGGTGAGTCCGGCAGCAGCAGGATGACGACCACTGCGCCGATGAAGACCACTCCGGCTGCCGTTGCCCGCAACAGGCCGTGAGTCTGGCTGTTGTCGAGAGAAATCGACTCGGTGCGCTCCTCCACGGGTCGACCGTGTCCGGTGGCTTCACTGGCGGTGGCTTCGCTGTCGGCATTTCCACCGTCGTTCGCGGCTTCTTCTGCCGGGGCCTTGAAGTCCTCTCGGCGTGCGAGCACGAGTTCCACGACCAGGGTGATGATCACGGCGAGAAGCAGCGACGAGGTGGCCGAGAAGAAATAGGTTGCTACCGGTGTGATCGAAGCGCTCGAGTCGACTGTCCGGGCCGCAGCCGACGCCAGCGAAGAGCGGATCGCATCGGAGGGAGTGACAAGTGGACTCGCATTGAAACCGGCGGATACAGATGCGTAAGCCACCATCACGCCGAGAACTGGGCTCCGTCCCGCAGCCTTGAAGGCCATCGCTCCCAACGGGATCATCACCAAGTAGGCCGCATCGCCCATGATGTGGGCGATCATTCCGCTGAAGGCGATCGCGAAAGTCACCCACCGTTTGGGCAACCTGATGATCGTCAGCCGGATGAGGGCTTCGAGCACGCCACTCTTCTCAGCGACGCTCACACCGAGTAGGACCACGAGCACGACCGCCAGGGGCGGGAAGGATGCGAAATTGTCCAGCGCCGATTCGATGGCGTACTTGAGACCATCGGTCGACAGCAGGTTTTTGACCTCGACGACCTCATTGGACTCGGGCAGCGTCACTGAGACACCGGCCGCCGAGAGCACCCAGCTGACGATGCCGAGCAGCAGAGCCATGATCCAGAACAGCCAGAACGGGTGCGGAAGCAGATTTCCGATCCGCTCGATGAAGCCGATCGCTCGATACAGCAGTGGGAGTCGCTCCGGCGCAATGGGTTCGGCGGTGATTCGTGAAGTCATCGGTCTCCTTTGATCGACATGAAAGTGGTGTTATTGATCGCCGAGCTGCAGTGGCGGGCCCAGGTGGCCGACGGTCGCCGTGGCATATTTGAACCGGGTCGGGCGGAAATTCTCAAGCAAGTCCTGTTGGCTGTCGGCGACGAGCTCCTCGGCAGCCAGACGGCCGAGCAGCGGGCCAAGCGTGATCCCGCTGTGAGTGACGAGGCAGTAGGTACGAGATAGCCCCGCCGCGAATCCGGCGATCGTGAAACCGTCGGCAGGCAGGGACCGATAGCTCACGCGAAGGTCGATCAGGCTGGGCGTTGAATCGTTGGTCACCGCAGTGAATCTCTCTGCCATTTCCTTGGCAAATGGTCCTTCGTTAGTTGGTGGGGCGGCAGGGTCGACTTGCGGGTTGAGGTCGAGAGCCTGGACGACGATCGTTCCGTCCTCCCCCGGTCGCAGATTCAGCTCGGGCGTGTGCACGACTGCCTTCACCCGCGTCGAGTTCGTCTTCACATAGCCGAGGAGACCCGTCACCGCAGATCCCCGACCAATCTCATCGTTCATCGGAGTCTCGAATCCTGAGGCTTGAGCCAGCGCCTGCGTCCAGCGTCCTGTGGCGAGCACGACTCGATCTGCTGAGAGCACACGTCCGTCGCCGAGGTGGACCTCGACTTGAGCGCCACCTTCGTCCACCTCGGTGACTGTTCCTCTGACCAGCTTCGCGCCATGTTCGACAGCGTGTGCACGAAGGTTGTGCAGCAGCTGTTCGGTGACCACATATCCTTCTGATGGAAAATGCGCGATCAGTTCGATGTTCTCAGGAACTGAGATGTCTCCGGCGATCTCGCTTACGCGATCGGCTGAGAGCAGCTCTGATGGATATCCGAGCTCGCTGAGGCGAGCGATCTTTTCCTCCAGTTTCGGTGCCTGGCGCGCATCGGCCATCTGCAGTCCGCTCGATCGATGGTACGTGCGCGGCCCCGGCAGAGTGTCGGCGAGTCGGGAGTGCTCTTTCATTCCGGCGATATTGAGTTCGTGATAAGCGGGGTCGAGTTTTCCATTGGCGTTCGTCCAGGCGAAGCTCGTGCCGGAGGTGCCGGCACCCAGGTCTCGAGCATCGACGAGCGTGACGTCGGCACCTGACATGACCAGATTGTCGGCGGTGCTGAGCCCGAGCATCCCCGAGCCGATGACGATGATGTGCATATGAGGTCCTCTGTATTCGTTCGTTGTCAGTTGGCGGGCAGTTCGATGAAGAATTCGGAGGTCCCCGGTCGGACCAAGGTTGCTGTCGTCTCCAGCACTTGGTCGTCTGGTGCACGCAGCTCACGGCGACGCCTCAGAGCCGGTGTTCCCGACTCGCACGTGAGCAGTTGGGCTTCACGGTCACTGACTAGTGTCGGCTCCAGATAGACGCGAATAGTATCCACTTCGACTTCACGAGACTGCAGGTGGTCGAGGATGACGAGGTCTTCGAGCTTCTGGCGAAGGATCGTCGGGGCAGCGGAGAACAGGATGACGTGTGTCTCCAACGCATGCGGACGATCGAGAGCATCGAACTTCAGACGGACGATTTCGGTGACTGCGGTGTCGGCCTCAACTCCGGGAAGCGGCAGCACCGCGTCGGAAGCGACGGTCACCTGGGCCGAGAGCACCTCGTGCCGTCCGGGCCCTCCGTGACGGGCCACGGCCGGGTTGGTGAACGACAGCAGATTGATCTGCTTCCGCGAGGTCGCGACAAATGTCCCGCGTCCCTTCTGGCGTACGACGACCCCATCGGCGGCAAGCTCGTTGAGAGCTCGTTGCGCCGTCGGCCGACTCACCGAGTACCGCGTGCAGAGTTCATTCTCGCTGGGGAGTTTCGCTCCTTCAGGAAGTTCTCCTGAGCGGATCTGCCGTTGGAGGTCTCGCTGAATGCTCCGAAACAAATCGTCCATAGGTTGACAATACATCTATACACTTGTCCTAACAAGCTGAGATTCAAAAGAGACGGAACATCGTTACCCAATGTCTGGCAGCACCGTCTTTGCAACGACGAGAGCTTTAGCGCAGCCTCACGGCTGACCACCGATTTGGCCGCGTACGAGTTCGGAATGAGAACGAGTTCTGTCTGGCGAGCTCATAGTGCTGACCAGCGAATACTCGGATAGTGTGAATTGAATCGAACATCTCAAAGACGAGTGCGCCGATCAATTCCGAGATCCTTAGGAGACCACCGATGACGTTTGGATCCCCAGCTCAAACCCCTGCCACCGACAGAGCATCAGGCACCGGACCATTCGACACACTCATCCTCCGAGACGTCATGATCGTCGACGGCACTGGAGCCGCACCGTACGGTCCCGCAGACATCGTGGTAAACGGAGACCGGATCACCGGAATCTGGGAACCGAACGGTGCGAGCGGCCTCACCGAACGTCCCTCGATCGACGGCG encodes:
- a CDS encoding 2-dehydro-3-deoxygalactonokinase; this encodes MANLAPPEAPQMIGLDWGTSSLRAFLIGSDGQVLAERNGSDGIMAVSSDTADLRGDFSRIAETAAGDWLTSYGPLPMFACGMIGSTQGVAEAGYLELPTDLSDMGGELTTVNLTTGDLHIVPGLQKTPTEATAPDVIRGEETQLLGLLGEEEDEPSTVILPGTHTKWVSCHRQRVTDFTTSMSGELFGLLSTSSILSRLAEPTAGFHSKAFDWGLNVGGDNPAALTSSIFSARTWALNGRLRAEEINDYLSGMLIGAEVAHQLTVVAESSAPVVVCGTTDLTKRYTRALHRAGRETISADPRAAATGLFRIAEHSGLVPIKENSHA
- a CDS encoding 2-dehydro-3-deoxy-6-phosphogalactonate aldolase; the protein is MPDSVPAGLIAILRGVRSDEVLDIAEGIVDAGFSAIEVPLNSPDPLASITALVEKFGDTLEVGAGTVLTADQVHKCQQAGARIIVAPDTDCDVITTALELGLTPYPGAATPTEAFAAVKAGATNVKLFPSSAVGIGGMKAWSEVLPTGTELFPVGGVGVDNAAEWRGAGAAGLGLGSSLYRRGDRPDDVRTRAQAIASAWVHTN
- a CDS encoding IS3 family transposase (programmed frameshift) — encoded protein: MPQPYPKEFRDDVVRVALNRDEKTTIAQIAKDFGVHEGTIAKWLRQADIDAGNKPGNTTDESAELRELRRRTRLLEQENEVLRRAAAYLSQANLPKRLYPLVRELAADGIPVAVSCRVLKLSRQPYYRWLAAPVPEAEVNEAYRANALFDAHRDDPEFGYRYLADEAEIAGEPMAVRTAWRLCSDNAWFSVFGKARAKNGKKPGPPVHDDLCVVTDADGRTRHEFRADGPNQLWLTDITEHRTDEGKLYMCAIKDIYSSRIVGYSIGARMKARLAVDALEMAVARRGGDVAGCVVHSDRGSQFRSKKFTRALARHGIVGSMGRVGAAGDNAAMESFFALLQRNVLDRRRWASREQLRLAIVTWIERTYHRRRRQARLGRLTPVEYETIIESPAVAA
- a CDS encoding MFS transporter; this translates as MSRRVASPGRARWWILGWLLAAMMINYMDRSSLSIAAPHMIDELGLTAADIGLLGTAFSLTYAFFQLPGGWLTDRLGAKPVYVMALGFWSIATALMAFGHHMWHFMVSRVLLGVFEAPVSPTSAKIVAEWFPPRERGAAVGVYDSGSKWGPAVAPPILTFLIMGFGWRAMFVILGVLGVIVAIGFWAFYRSPEHDRRVSEAELEHIRAREEDDNAPTGHIPWLKLFTKPQTWAMVLGFVAVVWTLNIFVTFLPLMLNDIYSVADAALGWYTAIPFAVGGIGGILGGWFTTKYSRVRDQLAPLVCKRQIAAIYGGALAVCSILVGVTTGHFVLQLSAMSLALFFCGALSAVGWSIPADVVTGSRVASLGSIQNFGGYFAGSLSPWLTGVLVTTTDSYLVPFLLGAVVAVIAGITYLLLLRAPIRVTSSSPKNGEPTS
- the dgoD gene encoding galactonate dehydratase — encoded protein: MGAHQLNTAPSTTTSERKARPMKITSMTTYTVPPRWLFLKIETDEGIVGWGEPIIEGKTATVAAAVDELSDLLIGKDPANIEDLWTIMYRGGFYRGGPILMSAISGIDQALWDIKGKALGEPVHQLLGGKVRDRIRTYSWIGGDRPGDTAAAALETKNRGFTAVKMNATEELQFIDSYTKVDQVIENVQAIREATGEDFGIGVDFHGRVHKPMAKVLIKELEPYRLLFIEEPVLSEHFGSLRDVMANTPTPIALGERLFSRWDFREVIASGAVDIIQPDVSHAGGITETRKISMMAEAYDVALALHCPLGPIALASCLQVDAGSYNAFIQEQSLGIHYNTSNDLLDYVTDPSVFNYDEGMIDIPSGPGLGIEVNEEYVIERSAEGHRWRNPIWRHTDGSFAEW
- a CDS encoding IclR family transcriptional regulator, producing the protein MIEDSGTVIGEAIPQGTQTLARGLQIVSAVAHGSTTLKSIVDSTGIGRSSAHRMIQLLVQMGYLRHGSPGEFRLGPTLIEYGFTALNQDPLPVVARESLEALAERTQDTIHLSVEDGESVLYLHKIPGTRGAEMRSRIGHRMPMTRTGVGKALLLGQYDRWERLFVAENLGADSAAVDAFVKRMQGYTRDGASLDLEENEPGIRCVAAPVRDGSGDIVAGISLSATRPFMPKDRMQALVPVMKAAAKEISVKLGYGADRDRLGGRN
- a CDS encoding MFS transporter, which produces MTKLDTAVTTRPTRTRYIIAVLLFITVVINYMDRANLSIAMPALSQEFDLTTGQQGLLLSAFGWTYAAMQLPGGWLVDRVRPRVLYASCLVLWSLATLFMGMSGGFIALIILRLMVGGFEAPAYPINNKVATAWFPERERGRVIAFYTSGQFIGLALLTPVLSWLQTVLTWHWVFILTGVVGIIWAGIWWFVYREPRDKAGVNQAEIDLIASGGGLVDVESGVKKEAKPKLKWSDVKVVLTRRKLWGIYLGQFCLTSTLWFFLTWFPTYLVDYRGMDYIESGFMASLPFIAALVGVLLSGTVSDRDWCRER
- a CDS encoding NAD(P)/FAD-dependent oxidoreductase, translated to MHIIVIGSGMLGLSTADNLVMSGADVTLVDARDLGAGTSGTSFAWTNANGKLDPAYHELNIAGMKEHSRLADTLPGPRTYHRSSGLQMADARQAPKLEEKIARLSELGYPSELLSADRVSEIAGDISVPENIELIAHFPSEGYVVTEQLLHNLRAHAVEHGAKLVRGTVTEVDEGGAQVEVHLGDGRVLSADRVVLATGRWTQALAQASGFETPMNDEIGRGSAVTGLLGYVKTNSTRVKAVVHTPELNLRPGEDGTIVVQALDLNPQVDPAAPPTNEGPFAKEMAERFTAVTNDSTPSLIDLRVSYRSLPADGFTIAGFAAGLSRTYCLVTHSGITLGPLLGRLAAEELVADSQQDLLENFRPTRFKYATATVGHLGPPLQLGDQ
- a CDS encoding GntR family transcriptional regulator, whose amino-acid sequence is MYCQPMDDLFRSIQRDLQRQIRSGELPEGAKLPSENELCTRYSVSRPTAQRALNELAADGVVVRQKGRGTFVATSRKQINLLSFTNPAVARHGGPGRHEVLSAQVTVASDAVLPLPGVEADTAVTEIVRLKFDALDRPHALETHVILFSAAPTILRQKLEDLVILDHLQSREVEVDTIRVYLEPTLVSDREAQLLTCESGTPALRRRRELRAPDDQVLETTATLVRPGTSEFFIELPAN
- a CDS encoding AbgT family transporter gives rise to the protein MTSRITAEPIAPERLPLLYRAIGFIERIGNLLPHPFWLFWIMALLLGIVSWVLSAAGVSVTLPESNEVVEVKNLLSTDGLKYAIESALDNFASFPPLAVVLVVLLGVSVAEKSGVLEALIRLTIIRLPKRWVTFAIAFSGMIAHIMGDAAYLVMIPLGAMAFKAAGRSPVLGVMVAYASVSAGFNASPLVTPSDAIRSSLASAAARTVDSSASITPVATYFFSATSSLLLAVIITLVVELVLARREDFKAPAEEAANDGGNADSEATASEATGHGRPVEERTESISLDNSQTHGLLRATAAGVVFIGAVVVILLLPDSPFIESGQPLVESMVLDNIAIFISLFFTLAGIVYGYSTKAFTTLRAVPDAMIAGVINLAPVIVLFFAVAQFLAYFSWTGIGSVLTVNGADLLQRLEAPHLVVLIVIIVGVAFVNMIVTSGSAMWAIFAPILVPMMMYYGVRPEAAMVSFMIGDSVTNAVTPMSAYFVLALGFVQRYRKDAGIGTLMAFTVPLSLAILIGWGLFFCVWYLLGIPLGPGVVLH